From the uncultured Trichococcus sp. genome, one window contains:
- a CDS encoding ECF transporter S component encodes MKKELKLTDILVTIVIAIAFGIVYILWGTVYYAVQPLGLHLDQLLYGMWFIAGTVAYFIIRKPGVALLAEIAAASGEFLLGSPWGLTVLLSGVVQGLFAELVFMAFRYKRFDLKVAALAASASCVGSLVVDALNGQIAELAAWNLALYLLARFAGSIFFAGVLAYYLAEVLEDTGVTNLVRPLSTEDFTDMD; translated from the coding sequence ATGAAAAAAGAATTGAAGCTTACAGATATTTTGGTGACGATCGTCATCGCCATCGCTTTCGGGATCGTCTACATCCTGTGGGGAACGGTTTATTACGCGGTGCAGCCGTTGGGTCTGCATCTTGATCAGCTGCTGTACGGCATGTGGTTCATCGCCGGCACAGTCGCCTATTTCATCATCCGCAAACCGGGTGTGGCGCTGTTGGCGGAAATCGCTGCAGCTTCAGGCGAATTCCTTTTGGGTTCGCCTTGGGGTCTGACCGTCTTGCTTTCCGGTGTGGTGCAGGGATTGTTTGCGGAATTGGTGTTCATGGCCTTCCGTTACAAACGTTTTGACCTGAAGGTTGCCGCTTTGGCAGCTTCGGCATCTTGCGTGGGCTCGCTAGTGGTGGATGCGTTGAACGGGCAGATTGCTGAGTTGGCTGCTTGGAACTTGGCGCTGTATTTGCTGGCCCGTTTTGCCGGCTCAATTTTCTTTGCCGGGGTGCTGGCCTACTACTTGGCGGAAGTCTTGGAGGATACCGGCGTGACGAACCTTGTCCGTCCGCTTTCGACTGAAGATTTCACAGATATGGATTAA
- a CDS encoding ATP-binding cassette domain-containing protein, with product MEQQAYVEKLKLKFPGDAELLFSDLSFSVAEGEKVLLLGPSGCGKSTLLQVLSGLIPQSIEVPMKADKLLTPASWGYVFQDPDSQFCMPYVDEELAFVLENLSVPREEMAAEIDFALRQVGLELADSHIPIASLSGGMKQRLAIASVLALDPEVLFLDEPSAMLDPEGTEAIWEVLQEVCKDKTVVIVEHKIDHVLAFAERLVLFDASGRIIADGPNAAIFSAYKDEMQAQGIWFPGVWDRHLAETPLQRKQKAFRLQSPLLELRDFKGFRNGETKIQGAGLAAYPGEWIIIRGQNGAGKSTFLHAIMQFIKTSGHYELEGKPIKKVKKLAERVAFVFQNPEYQFVANTVYEEMAYSLRMDGKGNSDIEKLVEEYLELFQLSGQREKNPFQLSMGQKRRLSVAATIIQGPRLILLDEPTFGLDSKNTFALLGFLESYRKKGAVILMVTHDEVLSQSYGTTFWSVVDGEIRDTTGSATDMRTAFSADLRLEGGICG from the coding sequence ATGGAGCAGCAAGCGTATGTGGAAAAGCTGAAGCTGAAATTTCCCGGGGATGCCGAGTTGTTGTTCAGTGACCTTTCCTTTTCGGTCGCTGAAGGTGAAAAAGTGCTGCTTTTGGGTCCATCCGGCTGCGGAAAATCCACGCTGCTGCAGGTTTTGAGTGGGCTGATTCCGCAATCGATCGAAGTGCCGATGAAAGCCGATAAGCTTCTGACGCCGGCTTCCTGGGGCTATGTTTTCCAGGATCCGGACAGCCAATTCTGCATGCCCTACGTCGATGAGGAGCTCGCTTTCGTGCTCGAAAATCTCTCGGTTCCGCGCGAAGAGATGGCTGCCGAAATAGACTTTGCGCTCCGGCAGGTGGGCTTGGAATTGGCGGACAGCCATATCCCCATCGCAAGCCTTTCCGGGGGGATGAAGCAGCGGCTGGCGATCGCCTCGGTGTTGGCCTTGGATCCGGAGGTGCTCTTTTTGGATGAGCCCTCCGCCATGCTCGATCCGGAAGGGACGGAAGCGATCTGGGAGGTCCTGCAGGAAGTCTGCAAGGACAAAACGGTCGTCATTGTGGAGCACAAAATCGATCATGTCCTGGCATTCGCCGAACGGCTCGTATTGTTCGATGCATCCGGCCGCATCATCGCCGATGGACCGAACGCAGCAATCTTCTCGGCCTACAAGGATGAAATGCAGGCGCAGGGTATCTGGTTTCCGGGGGTGTGGGACCGGCATCTGGCAGAAACGCCGTTGCAACGAAAGCAGAAGGCCTTTAGATTGCAAAGTCCGCTGCTGGAACTGCGCGATTTCAAGGGGTTCCGCAATGGGGAAACGAAAATCCAAGGGGCCGGGTTGGCGGCCTATCCGGGTGAATGGATCATCATCCGCGGCCAAAACGGAGCCGGAAAAAGCACTTTCCTCCATGCCATCATGCAGTTCATCAAAACGAGTGGGCACTACGAGTTGGAGGGGAAACCGATCAAAAAAGTGAAAAAGCTGGCCGAAAGGGTGGCTTTCGTTTTCCAGAATCCGGAGTACCAGTTCGTGGCGAATACGGTCTATGAAGAGATGGCCTATTCGCTCAGGATGGACGGCAAGGGAAATTCGGATATCGAGAAACTTGTGGAGGAATATCTGGAGCTTTTCCAGTTGAGCGGGCAGCGGGAGAAAAATCCTTTCCAACTTTCGATGGGGCAAAAGCGGCGCCTGAGCGTAGCGGCGACGATCATCCAAGGACCGCGGTTGATCCTTTTGGATGAACCGACTTTCGGTTTGGATTCCAAAAACACCTTTGCCTTGCTGGGATTTTTGGAGAGTTACCGGAAAAAGGGCGCCGTCATCCTGATGGTGACGCACGATGAAGTGCTCTCCCAGAGCTATGGGACGACGTTTTGGAGTGTTGTGGATGGCGAAATCCGGGACACCACCGGATCGGCTACGGACATGCGGACTGCATTCTCCGCTGATTTGCGCTTGGAAGGGGGGATATGCGGATGA
- a CDS encoding energy-coupling factor transporter transmembrane component T, with amino-acid sequence MKEWEQAKETWLHRVNPSLKLGMALLLCIAVMFVRNLEIMAFIGSGLLVLFLLFTGQPLKRILLLLIPFCAIFVSTASAMILFGKGETLWFEWGLIRITEESFLRGMLIGLRAMVFAVLGLTFALTTRPVNLFYSLMQQLRLDPKYAYSFMAALRLIPIMTEEFETIRNARKVRGSERVTGLQGILFKMKVYTIPLLSGSIRRAHRIAVAMEAKRFSGNVKRTYYYEIGYSGNDVLFIAYMLLLVVAAYGVDGLLFGN; translated from the coding sequence ATGAAGGAATGGGAACAAGCGAAAGAAACCTGGCTTCACCGTGTCAATCCTAGCTTGAAATTAGGCATGGCGCTGCTGCTCTGCATCGCTGTAATGTTTGTCCGTAACCTTGAGATTATGGCATTCATCGGCAGCGGGCTTTTGGTCCTGTTCCTGCTGTTTACGGGACAGCCGTTGAAGCGGATCTTATTGTTGTTGATTCCTTTCTGCGCCATTTTCGTGTCGACAGCTAGCGCCATGATCCTGTTCGGGAAAGGCGAAACGCTTTGGTTCGAATGGGGGCTGATCCGCATCACCGAGGAGAGTTTTTTGCGGGGCATGCTGATAGGACTGCGCGCCATGGTCTTCGCCGTTTTGGGCTTGACCTTCGCATTGACGACCCGTCCGGTCAATTTATTTTATTCGCTGATGCAGCAGCTGCGCCTGGATCCGAAATATGCCTACAGCTTCATGGCTGCGCTGCGGTTGATCCCGATCATGACGGAGGAATTCGAAACGATCCGTAATGCCCGCAAGGTGCGCGGCAGCGAAAGGGTGACGGGTTTGCAGGGTATCCTTTTCAAGATGAAGGTCTACACGATCCCGCTGCTTTCAGGCAGCATCCGGCGCGCGCATCGCATCGCCGTGGCAATGGAAGCGAAACGATTTTCCGGAAATGTGAAGAGAACCTATTATTATGAAATCGGCTATTCCGGTAACGATGTTCTTTTTATTGCCTATATGCTGCTGTTGGTAGTCGCAGCTTATGGCGTGGATGGGTTGTTGTTCGGGAATTGA
- a CDS encoding response regulator transcription factor, whose amino-acid sequence MVKLLIADDNKQITAILKEYSEKDGYEAVVAYDGEQALQEFGKGKFDLILLDVMMPKKDGFEVCREIRKVSSVPIIMVTARGEDFERIMGLDIGADDYIVKPFSPGEVMARIRAILRRLDQTPDNQDHHKLYVHEDLEIRLDEFIVKISGQQVHLTKKEIELLWILATNTNKVFSRDNLLDSVWGYDYFGDNRTVDSHIKRLRAKVDQIPHPSWDIKTVWGVGYKFEVSSDEI is encoded by the coding sequence ATGGTAAAGCTATTGATTGCGGATGATAATAAACAGATAACCGCCATCCTGAAGGAGTATTCAGAAAAGGATGGCTACGAGGCGGTCGTCGCCTATGATGGCGAACAAGCGTTGCAAGAGTTCGGGAAAGGCAAATTCGATCTGATTCTGCTGGATGTGATGATGCCGAAAAAGGACGGCTTCGAGGTGTGCAGGGAAATCCGGAAAGTTTCCTCGGTTCCCATCATCATGGTGACCGCCAGAGGGGAAGATTTTGAACGGATCATGGGATTGGACATCGGCGCAGACGACTACATCGTCAAACCTTTTTCGCCGGGTGAAGTGATGGCGCGCATCCGGGCGATCCTGCGTCGGTTGGATCAGACACCGGACAATCAGGACCATCATAAACTCTACGTCCATGAAGATTTGGAAATCCGGTTGGATGAGTTCATCGTAAAGATCTCCGGGCAGCAAGTCCATCTCACGAAAAAAGAGATCGAGCTGCTTTGGATTTTGGCGACGAACACGAACAAGGTGTTCAGCCGCGACAATCTGTTGGACAGCGTCTGGGGCTACGACTATTTCGGAGATAATCGGACGGTGGACTCGCACATCAAACGGCTGCGGGCAAAAGTCGATCAAATACCTCATCCATCCTGGGATATCAAAACCGTTTGGGGCGTCGGCTACAAATTTGAGGTGAGTTCGGATGAAATATAA
- a CDS encoding ATP-binding protein, whose amino-acid sequence MKYKITRKLVLYFTSVILLFSLVVGGAFLLLFTRHTEQIYRADMQERAEAIAAGVADYLEDGSTALDEAAATAKGSANGKQTGTALLAQIGATGTTGRNNTSGYNAYITAIQDIAMGEVWIVDQSAETISVGTGKKEITYAELPSAALALVDEVFEGEVAFSEGFSPLLEDTSITVGAPVLSSEGEVIAAVLLHDYIANMQAAVRSGFSTLGISLALALIAAVGIAVLLAKRFIQPLKRMEETTQQLADNHYEAHTGIIQNDEMGSLAANIDILADKLAEAAQESAKLDKMRKDFITSISHELRTPVTVIRGSLEALSDHVVEDPAKIDEYHQQMLTESIHLERMINDLLELSRLQNPDYQMEMSSLNFVDVVENAIRSVRYIAREKGITLTFSKEPLAFMLMGDYTRLRQMLLAVMENAVKFSAEKSEIRITLSTLGEGCRLAVTDNGPGIPAKDQPYIFEKFFKSNEESNKKGTGLGLAVAKQIADRHGIVLSVESTPGKGSTFLFDLNQ is encoded by the coding sequence ATGAAATATAAAATCACCCGCAAGCTGGTCCTCTATTTCACTTCCGTCATCCTGCTGTTTTCCTTGGTTGTCGGAGGGGCCTTCCTGCTGCTGTTCACCCGGCATACCGAACAAATTTACCGGGCGGATATGCAGGAACGGGCTGAGGCGATCGCTGCCGGCGTGGCGGATTATTTGGAAGATGGCAGTACCGCCTTAGATGAGGCTGCGGCCACTGCAAAGGGCAGTGCCAACGGTAAACAAACAGGAACTGCCCTGCTCGCACAAATTGGGGCCACGGGGACAACCGGGCGCAACAATACGAGCGGATACAACGCCTATATCACGGCCATTCAGGATATCGCAATGGGCGAGGTATGGATCGTCGACCAATCCGCAGAGACAATCAGTGTCGGAACCGGCAAAAAAGAGATCACCTATGCGGAACTACCAAGCGCTGCGCTGGCGCTTGTCGATGAGGTATTCGAAGGGGAAGTCGCCTTCAGCGAAGGATTCAGCCCGTTATTGGAGGATACCTCCATCACGGTTGGGGCACCGGTGCTCTCCTCAGAAGGGGAGGTCATCGCTGCGGTCCTTTTGCACGACTATATCGCAAACATGCAGGCTGCCGTGCGGTCGGGATTTTCGACCTTGGGTATCAGTTTGGCTTTGGCTTTGATCGCTGCCGTCGGGATAGCGGTCCTGTTGGCGAAACGGTTCATCCAGCCGTTGAAAAGGATGGAAGAAACGACACAGCAGTTGGCGGATAACCATTACGAAGCGCATACGGGGATCATCCAAAATGATGAAATGGGTTCGCTTGCGGCCAACATCGATATTCTGGCGGACAAGTTGGCGGAGGCTGCGCAAGAAAGCGCCAAACTGGACAAGATGCGCAAAGATTTCATCACGAGCATCTCCCACGAATTGCGCACGCCGGTCACGGTCATCCGCGGCTCTCTGGAGGCCTTGAGCGATCATGTCGTCGAGGATCCCGCCAAAATCGATGAATACCACCAACAGATGTTGACCGAAAGCATCCATCTGGAGCGGATGATCAACGATCTGCTGGAACTGTCGCGACTGCAGAACCCGGACTATCAAATGGAAATGAGTTCCTTGAATTTTGTGGATGTCGTGGAGAATGCCATCCGTTCCGTGCGCTATATCGCAAGGGAAAAGGGGATTACGCTGACTTTCTCGAAAGAGCCGCTGGCGTTTATGCTGATGGGGGACTATACCCGGCTGCGGCAGATGCTGCTTGCCGTGATGGAAAATGCCGTCAAATTTTCAGCCGAAAAGAGCGAAATCCGGATCACGTTGAGTACGTTGGGGGAAGGCTGCCGATTGGCTGTCACCGACAACGGGCCGGGGATCCCGGCAAAAGATCAACCGTACATCTTCGAAAAGTTCTTCAAATCAAACGAAGAAAGCAACAAGAAAGGCACCGGTCTGGGTTTGGCCGTCGCCAAGCAGATAGCCGATCGCCACGGCATCGTTTTGTCCGTCGAAAGCACCCCGGGAAAAGGCTCCACCTTCCTTTTTGATCTGAACCAATAA
- a CDS encoding GNAT family N-acetyltransferase, with the protein MIRKARKEDCPELYDLIYEIFVDMELPLLDLLDPDVLKAAMVRAMHEDVYRFSYRNGLVYEENGEILGCCFGYPGASEPIIDAALRTAFEEMHVTAPSLFPDSETFAGEWYLDSIVTKQSARGKGVAHQLLQALPTLASAAGETIIGLNCEKDNLQAKKLYEKVGFRTVSERILSGHVYDHMQWKIQKTAPDE; encoded by the coding sequence TTGATACGAAAAGCCCGAAAAGAGGATTGCCCTGAACTCTATGATCTGATCTACGAAATTTTCGTTGATATGGAATTACCGCTGCTCGATCTGTTGGATCCGGATGTCCTGAAAGCCGCGATGGTTCGAGCCATGCACGAGGACGTCTACCGATTCAGTTACCGGAATGGCCTCGTCTATGAAGAAAACGGTGAAATCCTCGGCTGTTGCTTCGGCTATCCGGGAGCTTCCGAACCCATCATCGATGCCGCACTCCGGACCGCTTTTGAGGAAATGCACGTCACGGCGCCTAGTCTTTTCCCCGACAGCGAAACGTTTGCCGGAGAATGGTATTTGGATTCCATCGTGACGAAGCAGTCAGCTCGTGGAAAAGGTGTCGCCCACCAATTGCTGCAAGCACTGCCGACACTCGCGTCAGCCGCAGGCGAAACCATCATCGGCCTGAATTGCGAAAAGGATAATCTGCAGGCAAAAAAACTTTATGAAAAAGTCGGCTTCAGGACCGTTTCCGAGCGGATATTGAGCGGGCATGTCTATGACCATATGCAATGGAAAATCCAGAAGACAGCCCCTGACGAATGA